The window CAGGTTTATAAAaatgttcttgggcagccccggttgctcagcggtttagcgtctgccttcagccctgggcgtgatcctggagacctgggatcgagtcccacgtcaggctccctgcatgaagcctgcttctccctctgcctgtgtctctgtctctctctctctctgtgtctctcatgaataaataaataaatcttaaaaaaaaatttctttactttctcctaatgacaatttattaatttagtgcattcaatatttattgagagtttgGTAGGAAGCATAAGTAGGTTTTGAGCTTTGCTGCATTTAATTGTctacaaatatatattcttattatgTTATAACCCATGTAATTATGCttatttaagaacattttatctccttttttgtCTCCTCAGATTCTGTCAAATTTTAAGAACAAATGCATCTTATAGCTCatggaagaaaaaacacaaatcaagACATTTTTGGGTTCCAAGTTGCCAAAGTATGGAACAAAATCTGTGAGAAGTACACTGCAGCCAATGTCAAATGGGACACCTGTTGATTTATTGGGAACTTCTAAGAGTAACAATGTCAAAAGTTACATCAAAAATAATGGCTCTGATTGCCCATCATCCCATTCATTTAATTGGAGAACGGCAACCAAATACCAGCTTAGTGCACAAAGTGTTGAAGAGCGGAACAGTATTCAAACTTCACGCGATAAAGTAATTGATCCTGAAAAACATGCACCTACTCAAGGAATGTTTGATAAAAATGGGATAAAGGGAGGCTTGAAAAGTATTTCTTTACTCTCATCAAAGTTAGCAAAGCCATCCACTATGTTTGTGTCATCTACAGAGGAGTTAAACCAAAAGTCTTTGACTGGACCACCTAGTTTGGGTAAATTCACCAAAGGCACATTATTAGGAAGGACTTCATATTCTTCAGTCAGTGCCCCAAAATCACAGTTGAATGGATTATATGGAAACCGTTCAGCTAGTAGCATACAAAGGCCTAGAGCAAGCTCCTGTGCCACCAGAAGCAGTTCTGGAGAAGGCTTAGTACAATCCCTAGACAATATTAAATCTCTTACTTGTGAAAAAATGGTAAGGTCACAGAGTTTTTCACATTCCATTCAGAATTCATTCCTTCCACCTTCATCTATAACCAGATCACATTCCTTCAATAGAGCTGCAGATCTTACAAAGCCTTATCAGAGCCAACAGCTGCCCATTAGAGTACCTCTGAGGTCAAGTATGCTAGCAAGAAATTCCCGGCAGTCAGAGGTACTCAATGGGAATGATCACTTAGGGTATGGATTTAATAGGCCTTATGCTGCCGGTGGAAAGAAGTTGGCTTTACCAAATGGCCCTGGTGTAACTTCCACTTTGGGTTATAGGATGGTTCATCCCTCTCTACTGAAATCTAACCGACCTCCATTTTCTGGCACTATCACAGTTGATGGTAATAAAAATTCACCTGCTGATTCATGTGTAGAAGAAGATGCTGAACTTATGGCTAAGGACAGAACTACTAATAAGGACCAAGAACTAATTGCAAATGATAGTTACAGAACAGAAAATGACCAGACCATGAAGCATGATGCTAAAATTAGATACTTGAGTGATGATGTGGATGATATTTCCTTGTCGTCTTTGTCATCTTCTGATAAGAATGATTTAAGTGAAGATTTTAGTGATGATTTTATAGATATAGAAGACTCCAACAGAACTAGAATAACTCCAGAGGAAATTTGtctcaaagaagaaaagcatGAAAATGTACCACCAAAGGATATGTTTGATTcccccaaggaaaatgaaaaaagtaaaactgacgAGTGGATAGATATAAGTGTCTCTGGTAAATATTAATATCCTTAAGTTTGTTTGCTTTCTCCTAGATAATATAACTGAACTTAAATTTAGAATTACCTTTTGATTAATTCCAAGATACTGTCAATTTTGTGGAGGGATGGATCTAGATAAAATTGGGGCAGGgcaacttttattttcctgtggcTTTGGCTCTGGGTcttatttttcactatttaaaaCAATGTCAGTAAAAATACTCTTCCCCTAATGTATCTTACCTTTGTTCTTGTTTGACTGTCAtgcttcagaattcttttttttttttccccccacttcctCGACAGTGGCATGCCAGTTTAGACCATCTATTCCCTTATGGTAATGGATGCTATTTGTTTAGAGTAAGGCTGTGCCAAAGGGTAAATGAACTGGTAATAATATAGGTTATGTCCAATCTAATGAATGTTTTTATCCtaggaaatatacatttttttaaaaggaggactTGGTTTCTTGTTTAATAAACTTTATAGTTATACTTTCAGaggaactttatatttttaactgaggAAAGTGAGATTAGTACCTGTTTAAACATTTTCCCTTATATTTGGTTATCCTGGCACTAAAAGTCTGGAGAAATATCTAGGTGCCTGTATGgcctgaaaaaaagaacaaactgaagggATTGGGTGTAGGCCTGTGATCTGGTGAAGGGTCTAGGCCATGCTTAAAGATATACATAAACCCTTGACTGTCTGAAGGTCTTCTAGTTAGAAGTGAATACCAGAACAAGTGTTTCCCTTATAAGGAGGTAATTGCAAGGTTAAATGCTATATACAGGGTAAGGAGTTCATGGCCAGTGTGCAAAAGTAAGTATCTTAGGAAGTATTAAAAGAATATGAggctttatttataattctagAAATGTTCCAGAAGTGAAAGATAGCtcaatgaattttctttatgtgtattggaaaatatttcagtaggttatttaagattgattttttttattgtttgggatttagaaaatactgtagttactaatattttttgccagtttttttatttaataaattattagaatttatcTCTTCAGAacctgagaaatacatttttgtgaattaacaactttttttttctttctctttttaaaaaatcaattgaagaCAGGAGTGAATGTACAAAACATACTTCTGGGAATAACTTGATTTCACCAGATACAGATTACAGAGCTGGTTCTTCATTTGAGCTCTCTCCATCTGATAGCTCTGATGGAACATACATGTGGGATGAAGAGGGTTTGGAGCCCATTGGAAATGTCCATCCAGTTGGGAGCTATGAATCCTCGGAAATGAACAGCATTGTATGTATGGATTTACATGTCCTTTTGCAACATTTTGTTTACCTTCTTATGGAAAGACTTGTGATACTGATTgga is drawn from Vulpes vulpes isolate BD-2025 chromosome 4, VulVul3, whole genome shotgun sequence and contains these coding sequences:
- the CCSER2 gene encoding serine-rich coiled-coil domain-containing protein 2 isoform X1, with product MEEKTQIKTFLGSKLPKYGTKSVRSTLQPMSNGTPVDLLGTSKSNNVKSYIKNNGSDCPSSHSFNWRTATKYQLSAQSVEERNSIQTSRDKVIDPEKHAPTQGMFDKNGIKGGLKSISLLSSKLAKPSTMFVSSTEELNQKSLTGPPSLGKFTKGTLLGRTSYSSVSAPKSQLNGLYGNRSASSIQRPRASSCATRSSSGEGLVQSLDNIKSLTCEKMVRSQSFSHSIQNSFLPPSSITRSHSFNRAADLTKPYQSQQLPIRVPLRSSMLARNSRQSEVLNGNDHLGYGFNRPYAAGGKKLALPNGPGVTSTLGYRMVHPSLLKSNRPPFSGTITVDGNKNSPADSCVEEDAELMAKDRTTNKDQELIANDSYRTENDQTMKHDAKIRYLSDDVDDISLSSLSSSDKNDLSEDFSDDFIDIEDSNRTRITPEEICLKEEKHENVPPKDMFDSPKENEKSKTDEWIDISVSDRSECTKHTSGNNLISPDTDYRAGSSFELSPSDSSDGTYMWDEEGLEPIGNVHPVGSYESSEMNSIDILNNLESCDLEDDDLMLDVDLPEDAPLENVECDNMNRFDRSDRNVRQSQEGFWKRPPQRWSGQEHYHLSHPDHYHHHGKSDLSRGSPYRESPLGHFESYGGTPFFQAQKMFIDVPENTVILDEMTLRHMVQDCTAVKTQLLKLKRLLHQHDGSGSLHDIQLSLPSSPEPEDGDQIYKNEDLLNEVKQLKEEIKKKDEKIQLLEHQLATRCNCHQKSKEEKCTYADKYTQTPWRRIPPQVLQPSSSLPRPTDHAQGKLIKPQHIEAHSESTIQGIHQGVAHLDESFTHGLQQESSYDVEDRPFSSSPQFTEDVAESTPSEANLNMTMNAQEPYHSANNQISDVQFVPTSLQMLPQSSAVDQTKRVERNPSSLEGYTSQPKSLPLFKPSVSNSLVPPPVSESSPSRTPSCKKSPVITPCSSSKLQPTSSQTNLASNPNPKASKLRPPSGSFRQKQISNSQLEPQNFQAKTSIPRPLIRRKEIMQNLNGNLNSGDCLASNRYSRLPKPKIH
- the CCSER2 gene encoding serine-rich coiled-coil domain-containing protein 2 isoform X2, with amino-acid sequence MEEKTQIKTFLGSKLPKYGTKSVRSTLQPMSNGTPVDLLGTSKSNNVKSYIKNNGSDCPSSHSFNWRTATKYQLSAQSVEERNSIQTSRDKVIDPEKHAPTQGMFDKNGIKGGLKSISLLSSKLAKPSTMFVSSTEELNQKSLTGPPSLGKFTKGTLLGRTSYSSVSAPKSQLNGLYGNRSASSIQRPRASSCATRSSSGEGLVQSLDNIKSLTCEKMVRSQSFSHSIQNSFLPPSSITRSHSFNRAADLTKPYQSQQLPIRVPLRSSMLARNSRQSEVLNGNDHLGYGFNRPYAAGGKKLALPNGPGVTSTLGYRMVHPSLLKSNRPPFSGTITVDGNKNSPADSCVEEDAELMAKDRTTNKDQELIANDSYRTENDQTMKHDAKIRYLSDDVDDISLSSLSSSDKNDLSEDFSDDFIDIEDSNRTRITPEEICLKEEKHENVPPKDMFDSPKENEKSKTDEWIDISVSDRSECTKHTSGNNLISPDTDYRAGSSFELSPSDSSDGTYMWDEEGLEPIGNVHPVGSYESSEMNSIDILNNLESCDLEDDDLMLDVDLPEDAPLENVECDNMNRFDRSDRNVRQSQEGFWKRPPQRWSGQEHYHLSHPDHYHHHGKSDLSRGSPYRESPLGHFESYGGTPFFQAQKMFIDVPENTVILDEMTLRHMVQDCTAVKTQLLKLKRLLHQHDGSGSLHDIQLSLPSSPEPEDGDQIYKNEDLLNEVKQLKEEIKKKDEKIQLLEHQLATRCNCHQKSKEEKCTYADKYTQTPWRRIPGGYCAPSFSSWQGSFQGIPRTVPPHRRQSESVSLTPLLLWLPVHGVEKLVHYFSDKACLKYYSLPAAFPDPQTTPREN
- the CCSER2 gene encoding serine-rich coiled-coil domain-containing protein 2 isoform X12, with protein sequence MEEKTQIKTFLGSKLPKYGTKSVRSTLQPMSNGTPVDLLGTSKSNNVKSYIKNNGSDCPSSHSFNWRTATKYQLSAQSVEERNSIQTSRDKVIDPEKHAPTQGMFDKNGIKGGLKSISLLSSKLAKPSTMFVSSTEELNQKSLTGPPSLGKFTKGTLLGRTSYSSVSAPKSQLNGLYGNRSASSIQRPRASSCATRSSSGEGLVQSLDNIKSLTCEKMVRSQSFSHSIQNSFLPPSSITRSHSFNRAADLTKPYQSQQLPIRVPLRSSMLARNSRQSEVLNGNDHLGYGFNRPYAAGGKKLALPNGPGVTSTLGYRMVHPSLLKSNRPPFSGTITVDGNKNSPADSCVEEDAELMAKDRTTNKDQELIANDSYRTENDQTMKHDAKIRYLSDDVDDISLSSLSSSDKNDLSEDFSDDFIDIEDSNRTRITPEEICLKEEKHENVPPKDMFDSPKENEKSKTDEWIDISVSDRSECTKHTSGNNLISPDTDYRAGSSFELSPSDSSDGTYMWDEEGLEPIGNVHPVGSYESSEMNSIDILNNLESCDLEDDDLMLDVDLPEDAPLENVECDNMNRFDRSDRNVRQSQEGFWKRPPQRWSGQEHYHLSHPDHYHHHGKSDLSRGSPYRESPLGHFESYGGTPFFQAQKMFIDVPENTVILDEMTLRHMVQDCTAVKTQLLKLKRLLHQGRK
- the CCSER2 gene encoding serine-rich coiled-coil domain-containing protein 2 isoform X7 translates to MEEKTQIKTFLGSKLPKYGTKSVRSTLQPMSNGTPVDLLGTSKSNNVKSYIKNNGSDCPSSHSFNWRTATKYQLSAQSVEERNSIQTSRDKVIDPEKHAPTQGMFDKNGIKGGLKSISLLSSKLAKPSTMFVSSTEELNQKSLTGPPSLGKFTKGTLLGRTSYSSVSAPKSQLNGLYGNRSASSIQRPRASSCATRSSSGEGLVQSLDNIKSLTCEKMVRSQSFSHSIQNSFLPPSSITRSHSFNRAADLTKPYQSQQLPIRVPLRSSMLARNSRQSEVLNGNDHLGYGFNRPYAAGGKKLALPNGPGVTSTLGYRMVHPSLLKSNRPPFSGTITVDGNKNSPADSCVEEDAELMAKDRTTNKDQELIANDSYRTENDQTMKHDAKIRYLSDDVDDISLSSLSSSDKNDLSEDFSDDFIDIEDSNRTRITPEEICLKEEKHENVPPKDMFDSPKENEKSKTDEWIDISVSDRSECTKHTSGNNLISPDTDYRAGSSFELSPSDSSDGTYMWDEEGLEPIGNVHPVGSYESSEMNSIDILNNLESCDLEDDDLMLDVDLPEDAPLENVECDNMNRFDRSDRNVRQSQEGFWKRPPQRWSGQEHYHLSHPDHYHHHGKSDLSRGSPYRESPLGHFESYGGTPFFQAQKMFIDVPENTVILDEMTLRHMVQDCTAVKTQLLKLKRLLHQHDGSGSLHDIQLSLPSSPEPEDGDQIYKNEDLLNEVKQLKEEIKKKDEKIQLLEHQLATRCNCHQKSKEEKCTYADKYTQTPWRRIPGGYCAPSFSSWQGSFQGIPRTVPPHRRQTSSTTAFQQPSQTHRPRPGKTNKAATYRGPQ
- the CCSER2 gene encoding serine-rich coiled-coil domain-containing protein 2 isoform X4, which translates into the protein MEEKTQIKTFLGSKLPKYGTKSVRSTLQPMSNGTPVDLLGTSKSNNVKSYIKNNGSDCPSSHSFNWRTATKYQLSAQSVEERNSIQTSRDKVIDPEKHAPTQGMFDKNGIKGGLKSISLLSSKLAKPSTMFVSSTEELNQKSLTGPPSLGKFTKGTLLGRTSYSSVSAPKSQLNGLYGNRSASSIQRPRASSCATRSSSGEGLVQSLDNIKSLTCEKMVRSQSFSHSIQNSFLPPSSITRSHSFNRAADLTKPYQSQQLPIRVPLRSSMLARNSRQSEVLNGNDHLGYGFNRPYAAGGKKLALPNGPGVTSTLGYRMVHPSLLKSNRPPFSGTITVDGNKNSPADSCVEEDAELMAKDRTTNKDQELIANDSYRTENDQTMKHDAKIRYLSDDVDDISLSSLSSSDKNDLSEDFSDDFIDIEDSNRTRITPEEICLKEEKHENVPPKDMFDSPKENEKSKTDEWIDISVSDRSECTKHTSGNNLISPDTDYRAGSSFELSPSDSSDGTYMWDEEGLEPIGNVHPVGSYESSEMNSIDILNNLESCDLEDDDLMLDVDLPEDAPLENVECDNMNRFDRSDRNVRQSQEGFWKRPPQRWSGQEHYHLSHPDHYHHHGKSDLSRGSPYRESPLGHFESYGGTPFFQAQKMFIDVPENTVILDEMTLRHMVQDCTAVKTQLLKLKRLLHQHDGSGSLHDIQLSLPSSPEPEDGDQIYKNEDLLNEVKQLKEEIKKKDEKIQLLEHQLATRCNCHQKSKEEKCTYADKYTQTPWRRIPGSFQGIPRTVPPHRRQSESVSLTPLLLWLPVHGVEKLVHYFSDKACLKYYSLPAAFPDPQTTPREN
- the CCSER2 gene encoding serine-rich coiled-coil domain-containing protein 2 isoform X3, which gives rise to MEEKTQIKTFLGSKLPKYGTKSVRSTLQPMSNGTPVDLLGTSKSNNVKSYIKNNGSDCPSSHSFNWRTATKYQLSAQSVEERNSIQTSRDKVIDPEKHAPTQGMFDKNGIKGGLKSISLLSSKLAKPSTMFVSSTEELNQKSLTGPPSLGKFTKGTLLGRTSYSSVSAPKSQLNGLYGNRSASSIQRPRASSCATRSSSGEGLVQSLDNIKSLTCEKMVRSQSFSHSIQNSFLPPSSITRSHSFNRAADLTKPYQSQQLPIRVPLRSSMLARNSRQSEVLNGNDHLGYGFNRPYAAGGKKLALPNGPGVTSTLGYRMVHPSLLKSNRPPFSGTITVDGNKNSPADSCVEEDAELMAKDRTTNKDQELIANDSYRTENDQTMKHDAKIRYLSDDVDDISLSSLSSSDKNDLSEDFSDDFIDIEDSNRTRITPEEICLKEEKHENVPPKDMFDSPKENEKSKTDEWIDISVSDRSECTKHTSGNNLISPDTDYRAGSSFELSPSDSSDGTYMWDEEGLEPIGNVHPVGSYESSEMNSIDILNNLESCDLEDDDLMLDVDLPEDAPLENVECDNMNRFDRSDRNVRQSQEGFWKRPPQRWSGQEHYHLSHPDHYHHHGKSDLSRGSPYRESPLGHFESYGGTPFFQAQKMFIDVPENTVILDEMTLRHMVQDCTAVKTQLLKLKRLLHQHDGSGSLHDIQLSLPSSPEPEDGDQIYKNEDLLNEVKQLKEEIKKKDEKIQLLEHQLATRCNCHQKSKEEKCTYADKYTQTPWRRIPGGYCAPSFSSWQGSFQGIPRTVPPHRRQSESVSLTPLLLWLPVHASSTTAFQQPSQTHRPRPGKTNKAATYRGPQ
- the CCSER2 gene encoding serine-rich coiled-coil domain-containing protein 2 isoform X6, which produces MEEKTQIKTFLGSKLPKYGTKSVRSTLQPMSNGTPVDLLGTSKSNNVKSYIKNNGSDCPSSHSFNWRTATKYQLSAQSVEERNSIQTSRDKVIDPEKHAPTQGMFDKNGIKGGLKSISLLSSKLAKPSTMFVSSTEELNQKSLTGPPSLGKFTKGTLLGRTSYSSVSAPKSQLNGLYGNRSASSIQRPRASSCATRSSSGEGLVQSLDNIKSLTCEKMVRSQSFSHSIQNSFLPPSSITRSHSFNRAADLTKPYQSQQLPIRVPLRSSMLARNSRQSEVLNGNDHLGYGFNRPYAAGGKKLALPNGPGVTSTLGYRMVHPSLLKSNRPPFSGTITVDGNKNSPADSCVEEDAELMAKDRTTNKDQELIANDSYRTENDQTMKHDAKIRYLSDDVDDISLSSLSSSDKNDLSEDFSDDFIDIEDSNRTRITPEEICLKEEKHENVPPKDMFDSPKENEKSKTDEWIDISVSDRSECTKHTSGNNLISPDTDYRAGSSFELSPSDSSDGTYMWDEEGLEPIGNVHPVGSYESSEMNSIDILNNLESCDLEDDDLMLDVDLPEDAPLENVECDNMNRFDRSDRNVRQSQEGFWKRPPQRWSGQEHYHLSHPDHYHHHGKSDLSRGSPYRESPLGHFESYGGTPFFQAQKMFIDVPENTVILDEMTLRHMVQDCTAVKTQLLKLKRLLHQHDGSGSLHDIQLSLPSSPEPEDGDQIYKNEDLLNEVKQLKEEIKKKDEKIQLLEHQLATRCNCHQKSKEEKCTYADKYTQTPWRRIPGGYCAPSFSSWQGSFQGIPRTVPPHRRQRVEKLVHYFSDKACLKYYSLPAAFPDPQTTPREN
- the CCSER2 gene encoding serine-rich coiled-coil domain-containing protein 2 isoform X11, with the translated sequence MEEKTQIKTFLGSKLPKYGTKSVRSTLQPMSNGTPVDLLGTSKSNNVKSYIKNNGSDCPSSHSFNWRTATKYQLSAQSVEERNSIQTSRDKVIDPEKHAPTQGMFDKNGIKGGLKSISLLSSKLAKPSTMFVSSTEELNQKSLTGPPSLGKFTKGTLLGRTSYSSVSAPKSQLNGLYGNRSASSIQRPRASSCATRSSSGEGLVQSLDNIKSLTCEKMVRSQSFSHSIQNSFLPPSSITRSHSFNRAADLTKPYQSQQLPIRVPLRSSMLARNSRQSEVLNGNDHLGYGFNRPYAAGGKKLALPNGPGVTSTLGYRMVHPSLLKSNRPPFSGTITVDGNKNSPADSCVEEDAELMAKDRTTNKDQELIANDSYRTENDQTMKHDAKIRYLSDDVDDISLSSLSSSDKNDLSEDFSDDFIDIEDSNRTRITPEEICLKEEKHENVPPKDMFDSPKENEKSKTDEWIDISVSDRSECTKHTSGNNLISPDTDYRAGSSFELSPSDSSDGTYMWDEEGLEPIGNVHPVGSYESSEMNSIDILNNLESCDLEDDDLMLDVDLPEDAPLENVECDNMNRFDRSDRNVRQSQEGFWKRPPQRWSGQEHYHLSHPDHYHHHGKSDLSRGSPYRESPLGHFESYGGTPFFQAQKMFIDVPENTVILDEMTLRHMVQDCTAVKTQLLKLKRLLHQLLWNS
- the CCSER2 gene encoding serine-rich coiled-coil domain-containing protein 2 isoform X10 gives rise to the protein MEEKTQIKTFLGSKLPKYGTKSVRSTLQPMSNGTPVDLLGTSKSNNVKSYIKNNGSDCPSSHSFNWRTATKYQLSAQSVEERNSIQTSRDKVIDPEKHAPTQGMFDKNGIKGGLKSISLLSSKLAKPSTMFVSSTEELNQKSLTGPPSLGKFTKGTLLGRTSYSSVSAPKSQLNGLYGNRSASSIQRPRASSCATRSSSGEGLVQSLDNIKSLTCEKMVRSQSFSHSIQNSFLPPSSITRSHSFNRAADLTKPYQSQQLPIRVPLRSSMLARNSRQSEVLNGNDHLGYGFNRPYAAGGKKLALPNGPGVTSTLGYRMVHPSLLKSNRPPFSGTITVDGNKNSPADSCVEEDAELMAKDRTTNKDQELIANDSYRTENDQTMKHDAKIRYLSDDVDDISLSSLSSSDKNDLSEDFSDDFIDIEDSNRTRITPEEICLKEEKHENVPPKDMFDSPKENEKSKTDEWIDISVSDRSECTKHTSGNNLISPDTDYRAGSSFELSPSDSSDGTYMWDEEGLEPIGNVHPVGSYESSEMNSIDILNNLESCDLEDDDLMLDVDLPEDAPLENVECDNMNRFDRSDRNVRQSQEGFWKRPPQRWSGQEHYHLSHPDHYHHHGKSDLSRGSPYRESPLGHFESYGGTPFFQAQKMFIDVPENTVILDEMTLRHMVQDCTAVKTQLLKLKRLLHQINYGRHFWPIEGSLNMAYVLNEGRK
- the CCSER2 gene encoding serine-rich coiled-coil domain-containing protein 2 isoform X5 codes for the protein MEEKTQIKTFLGSKLPKYGTKSVRSTLQPMSNGTPVDLLGTSKSNNVKSYIKNNGSDCPSSHSFNWRTATKYQLSAQSVEERNSIQTSRDKVIDPEKHAPTQGMFDKNGIKGGLKSISLLSSKLAKPSTMFVSSTEELNQKSLTGPPSLGKFTKGTLLGRTSYSSVSAPKSQLNGLYGNRSASSIQRPRASSCATRSSSGEGLVQSLDNIKSLTCEKMVRSQSFSHSIQNSFLPPSSITRSHSFNRAADLTKPYQSQQLPIRVPLRSSMLARNSRQSEVLNGNDHLGYGFNRPYAAGGKKLALPNGPGVTSTLGYRMVHPSLLKSNRPPFSGTITVDGNKNSPADSCVEEDAELMAKDRTTNKDQELIANDSYRTENDQTMKHDAKIRYLSDDVDDISLSSLSSSDKNDLSEDFSDDFIDIEDSNRTRITPEEICLKEEKHENVPPKDMFDSPKENEKSKTDEWIDISVSDRSECTKHTSGNNLISPDTDYRAGSSFELSPSDSSDGTYMWDEEGLEPIGNVHPVGSYESSEMNSIDILNNLESCDLEDDDLMLDVDLPEDAPLENVECDNMNRFDRSDRNVRQSQEGFWKRPPQRWSGQEHYHLSHPDHYHHHGKSDLSRGSPYRESPLGHFESYGGTPFFQAQKMFIDVPENTVILDEMTLRHMVQDCTAVKTQLLKLKRLLHQHDGSGSLHDIQLSLPSSPEPEDGDQIYKNEDLLNEVKQLKEEIKKKDEKIQLLEHQLATRCNCHQKSKEEKCTYADKYTQTPWRRIPGSFQGIPRTVPPHRRQSESVSLTPLLLWLPVHASSTTAFQQPSQTHRPRPGKTNKAATYRGPQ
- the CCSER2 gene encoding serine-rich coiled-coil domain-containing protein 2 isoform X8; translated protein: MEEKTQIKTFLGSKLPKYGTKSVRSTLQPMSNGTPVDLLGTSKSNNVKSYIKNNGSDCPSSHSFNWRTATKYQLSAQSVEERNSIQTSRDKVIDPEKHAPTQGMFDKNGIKGGLKSISLLSSKLAKPSTMFVSSTEELNQKSLTGPPSLGKFTKGTLLGRTSYSSVSAPKSQLNGLYGNRSASSIQRPRASSCATRSSSGEGLVQSLDNIKSLTCEKMVRSQSFSHSIQNSFLPPSSITRSHSFNRAADLTKPYQSQQLPIRVPLRSSMLARNSRQSEVLNGNDHLGYGFNRPYAAGGKKLALPNGPGVTSTLGYRMVHPSLLKSNRPPFSGTITVDGNKNSPADSCVEEDAELMAKDRTTNKDQELIANDSYRTENDQTMKHDAKIRYLSDDVDDISLSSLSSSDKNDLSEDFSDDFIDIEDSNRTRITPEEICLKEEKHENVPPKDMFDSPKENEKSKTDEWIDISVSDRSECTKHTSGNNLISPDTDYRAGSSFELSPSDSSDGTYMWDEEGLEPIGNVHPVGSYESSEMNSIDILNNLESCDLEDDDLMLDVDLPEDAPLENVECDNMNRFDRSDRNVRQSQEGFWKRPPQRWSGQEHYHLSHPDHYHHHGKSDLSRGSPYRESPLGHFESYGGTPFFQAQKMFIDVPENTVILDEMTLRHMVQDCTAVKTQLLKLKRLLHQHDGSGSLHDIQLSLPSSPEPEDGDQIYKNEDLLNEVKQLKEEIKKKDEKIQLLEHQLATRCNCHQKSKEEKCTYADKYTQTPWRRIPGSFQGIPRTVPPHRRQRVEKLVHYFSDKACLKYYSLPAAFPDPQTTPREN
- the CCSER2 gene encoding serine-rich coiled-coil domain-containing protein 2 isoform X9, yielding MEEKTQIKTFLGSKLPKYGTKSVRSTLQPMSNGTPVDLLGTSKSNNVKSYIKNNGSDCPSSHSFNWRTATKYQLSAQSVEERNSIQTSRDKVIDPEKHAPTQGMFDKNGIKGGLKSISLLSSKLAKPSTMFVSSTEELNQKSLTGPPSLGKFTKGTLLGRTSYSSVSAPKSQLNGLYGNRSASSIQRPRASSCATRSSSGEGLVQSLDNIKSLTCEKMVRSQSFSHSIQNSFLPPSSITRSHSFNRAADLTKPYQSQQLPIRVPLRSSMLARNSRQSEVLNGNDHLGYGFNRPYAAGGKKLALPNGPGVTSTLGYRMVHPSLLKSNRPPFSGTITVDGNKNSPADSCVEEDAELMAKDRTTNKDQELIANDSYRTENDQTMKHDAKIRYLSDDVDDISLSSLSSSDKNDLSEDFSDDFIDIEDSNRTRITPEEICLKEEKHENVPPKDMFDSPKENEKSKTDEWIDISVSDRSECTKHTSGNNLISPDTDYRAGSSFELSPSDSSDGTYMWDEEGLEPIGNVHPVGSYESSEMNSIDILNNLESCDLEDDDLMLDVDLPEDAPLENVECDNMNRFDRSDRNVRQSQEGFWKRPPQRWSGQEHYHLSHPDHYHHHGKSDLSRGSPYRESPLGHFESYGGTPFFQAQKMFIDVPENTVILDEMTLRHMVQDCTAVKTQLLKLKRLLHQHDGSGSLHDIQLSLPSSPEPEDGDQIYKNEDLLNEVKQLKEEIKKKDEKIQLLEHQLATRCNCHQKSKEEKCTYADKYTQTPWRRIPGSFQGIPRTVPPHRRQTSSTTAFQQPSQTHRPRPGKTNKAATYRGPQ